AGACTGATTTCCTCTACGTGCCGGGCACACCAGCTCTTGCCAGCGTCTCAATGACTCTCTATGCCACGAGTTTTGATACCACAATCGCCAATGATGCTTGCACGCCACTCCCCGCGAACACGCCCGACCTAAGCAAGTATATTGTACTTGTTCGACGCGGCACATGCCTCTTCGCCGACAAGGCCGTCAACCTGGCTGCCAAAGGCGCCAAGTATATGATGGTCTACAACAATGTTGCCGGCGATTTCGCCCCAAAACTCGGAGACTCTGCTTCCCTCATGAAAGGCGCTGGTATGGTCACACCCGAGACGGGCGCCGCTTGGGTCAACAGCCTCAAGGCTGGATCTACAGTCACCTTGGATATCACCTCCTTTAGCAAGGCGGCTTCCGTGGTCGGCCAAGTCAACAACACTGTCACCGGAGGCTCCATCAGTCTCTTTTCCTCTTGGGGGCCAACCTGGGAGATGGACTTTAAGCCCCAAATCGGTGCTCCAGGAGGCAACATTCTGTCCACATACCCAGTTGCCAAGGGCAGCTACGCCGTCTTGTCCGGTACTTCCATGTCGTGCCCCATCACAGCCGCCATCATTGCCCTAGTTTCCCAAGTCCGAGGCACGCGCAACCCCGAGCTGATCAACAACCTTCTCTCTGCCACCGCCAACCCACAGCTCTTCAACGACGGCAAGCAGTTCTCCAACAAACTCGCGCCGGCTGCGCAACAAGGCGGTGGCATGGTGCAGGCATACGATGCCGCTTACACAACCTCCTTACTATCCCCATCCAGCTTGTCCTTCAACGACACAGACCATTCAGCCCGCGAACTCAACTTTACCAtttccaatgttggcaagCGCTCCGTCACATACAAGCTCAACCAAGTCGCATCCCTGACCATGTACACTCTTCAAAAAGGATCCATATACCCCATGGCCTTCCCCAACGACGCAGTCGACTCCTACGCCCGTCTCAAGTTCTCCCAAGATAGCGTAACCGTCGCCCCCGGGAAACAAGTCGTCGTGGAAGTTATGCCCACTCCACCGTCTAGCCTTGACGCCTCCCGTCTCGCCCTCTGGTCTGGATACATCACCGTCAACGGCACAGACGGCTCGTCCCTCTCCATGCCGTACCAGGGTCTCACAGGGTCCCTTGGCAAAGCCACTGTCCTTGCCTCCGACCAATCCTGGatcttcaactccaacgACTCCAAGTACTACGGCAAGGTCCCTAACAATACTACATTCAACCTCCCTCCCCCTGGAAAAGCAGGTAGCCAGGACGTCCTACCAGCAGTGTACATTGGCCTTGCTCTTGGATCTTCGCAGATTCGAGTCGATGTCGTCCCCATGACGACTTGTCCTCCCAAGGATCTCACCACTGAGGTAATGGGTGTGAAGTCCATCGGCCAACCTTTTGGGTTCCCTAGCTATTGGAATTCCAGGGGTATTAGTTGGTGGTCGTGGGATGGTAAGCTTGATTCGGAGAAGTATGCGCCCGCTGGGAAGTACAAGTTTGTTACGAGGGCGCTGAGAATATATGGCGATGctaagaagaaggaggattgGGATGTGGCTTCAACGCAGTCCTTTGATATCAAGTATAACAAGTGATTGCGAAACGatgtcattttcttcagTATATTTAATGTATATAAAATAATTCAGACAATTTCAACGATACAATTCATGTTCCATCTCAGCTTCATCCAGGTAGGCCCGACTCTTCGTAATCTGCCATGTTTGACCTTCCAATCGCATCCCCATTCACGATGCCCAACTCCCCGACTGACCGTCTTATAAAGCCAATTCCCTCCAAGTACCGCACATTACTCCCCACAGCGTCACACATATCCTAAGGTGTAACGTACCCCTCCGGACGAGAAGACTGCCCATCAGGCTGTGTCAAGAAGTGCTGGGCCGCCCAAAGGGGATGTCTCTCCCCAACACTATTCACTTGCTCGAGCGCAAGTTTCACCCACTCTGGAAACGGGATAGCATCGTATTCAAGACCGAGTTCCTGGTGAATCAGGTCCCAAAACGTGGACATGTACATCCCATCCAGCATATCTACCGAGGAGCATATCTCCTCCGAAGAAAGTGCCTGATTGATGATTATGCGAGAAACATACTCCTGTCCACCTGTCCACCTACATACAATTGTAGGACATGATCAACTGTAGTACGGTTTATTTGGGCGCCCCATAGTTACTCCACTATTCCGGGGGTACGGTTGATTTAAGCGACTAGGGTAGAGTTGGTTTGGTATCGATAAGAGCCGCCAGCAAATTGGAAATTAAACACTTTACACGTAGCAGGGGTACACGCCAATAACGCGTGCAAGAGTGAAATAGTAAATCTTTACTGAGAGCTTTCATGTTGTACAGAATTGTCACATTTTGGTCTTTAAACGATTCTACGCTCGAAATCTCCATTTTGTAACTGCATGGAGCCGTTCGTCCACCTAGTCCAATACCATGTGGTGGCTTGTTCACGCTGCCGGTTTGCATGCGTAGCGGATGAGGtagtgatgtggccttgtacagtacgtgtacgtacagtactgtattttagccctagtaccgtacgtacaatggggttgtacagtacagtacatacatacaaatttccccttcctttttgggcaatagtgagccctgcccttgcaccatttttgagcctcaaacctcagattccacctcagtgtcaacacccaatatatcacccgtcgactgtaatacacctcccactcaaaatcctcattggttgaggccatcgcgccgtccatccagaccttcttgccctgcgcattcacaaataactcgagatatgaatcttcgagttctagccagtccttctcctcaagatccgcccagcgctttttTAGGgttagctttggtgggcgccatctttttagcgataccttcaattggtacaaaatcaggagtgcgttgagccaacagagcttttgtacagctccgtatttgtacgatgtgacccacaaattcccctatttggaatatcgtacgtacgcagtacgcgtacgtactttttcttcttgtacgtacgtacgtacaacagtgttgtacgaaaagtacaacatcactagGATGAGGTCGACACGCACCTCCTAAAGCGGCATAAGGATGTGCCTCCGGGCAAACGACGAAGACTTGCGGAGTCCATACGGCGACTACCCGGCATAATTCGGAATCAAGCAGAGCTGGGAACGTTCCAATTTCCCCCTCCAACAACGGGTCCAATACCGGTTCTCGACCCACCGAGTCCAGACGGCTTCAAGTGTCGGTCTTGCTCATACATTGTTCTAAGCGAACAAAAGATGAAAGAGCATAGCCGTGGCAATCATGGCTGGGTGAACCCGCGGAAACGAGGTAGAGCAACAACCATGCAGGCTTctgagaaggatgatgtcCCGTGGGTGACCGGTGTACATTGTCAACGGTTTTTTCGATCCAGGGCTGGCAGTCGTTGGTTTGAAGcagtgatcggaatggtcCGGTATGGTATGGTATGGTTTGACGTATGGAGGTCAAACCATACCATACCAGATGCTTATGTAACTACCGGTATGGTATTACCGGTAAGACCAGTAATACCACCAAGATTGTTGTACCCCATCGGCTTTCCTATTTGGGTAATTCgtgaagccatcgccaagttCGGCATTCGACTCATTGTGTTCACCTACCCTACAGTAAAAATTCGTTTTCAGGGCGCCGGACTTCCACGTCTCTGCGTATTTTCTCATCAATATAGCTTCGACAGTGCATTGATATTGACGTGGACTGAAGTTTAAGAAGTCGATCAACGCGTGGATTTCggatgagatcaactcaagaggTAATGTAATGCCAGTGCAGTGCTAGGATAAATAAGATGCAAGCGTTGACGCGTTGACGCGTTAAGCACCCTATCCTGGTGCTGTCCCGCTACCAGAGCCAATCTGGATGCTCCAAATCAGCCACCTGCCGCAAACAGCTTAGCGTTACCAGTATTACCAGGTAATACCATGGTATTGAGATCTCCCCAAACCATACCAAGTCTTGGCGGTATATACCATACCAATACCAAGTCAtaccagaccattccgatcactgGTTTGAAGTCAGCCTTGGTGGAAGCTGCCGCGCCCCTGCGCGGAGTAGGCAGCTACATCGTACGCCGAACCGTGCTGCTAAGAGAATCCACGGCTCAGATTGCCTGACACCGGCCGCTGAAGATCATCTTCGTTCCGTTATTGCACGAGATCAAGCATACGTTGACGTGGAAGATGAACTCCAAGCACTCGATACCTCTAACAACCTCCAATCGTTTGCGACCTCTGGTCCCTGGATGGATAGAACACAATGGCTAGCCATCTACGGGGGGGTTAGAAGAGATAGATTGCGGGCCCTTGTGCGATTACCCGATCGTTACCAACTTGCAAAAGACTACGTTTTGTGCCAGGGATCAAATAATTTGGTCTTAATCAGCCCTTCCGCCGATGAGCAGAAGATGTCGTGTCTACTGGGAGCCATGGACCATCTTCTTGATAGATGCGAGGAATCTACCATCAAACTAGTCGTCACTTACTTCGTTGGTTACAAAGCACTAGCCCAAAAAGCTGCACTCGAAAGGCATTCTCATTAGTTGCGAAGGTCGCTAGCAAGCAACGATACCGGCGAATCTGGAAATGCTTGATTGCATTTGTGTTTCGAATATCTCGACTTTCTGCAAGCGCAGAGAAAGAATTAATAGGAGACCGACTAAGCTTTGGATTGCGCAACCCATTACAAGCACTCTTCAGCCATAGGTCGTGGGACTACATCGAACAAAGCGAAGGGTTATGGCCAACTCAAACACAACCGGACGGCTCCGAAGTATCAGCGCCAGAGGATTCAAGTATTTTTGGCAGTGACAGCGATGTGGAATCCGAATCAGGGGATGAAAACGATGACGGGCAAGCTGAcgacaacagcagcaactcAATCGAGAGCCCCAGCTGGGATTGTGACGAGAGCGCCTCTGAGACCAATGGCCACCACAAAACGCCTACGAGTACAGACATATCCAACTCTACTACGGTTGGATTTGTAATTTGGTGAAATTAAGCGTGATCAAGGGTGCTAGAGTTGGGTTTCGCACACCCATGTAGAGTTGAAATTTGTTCTCTGATCCTTGTACAGTTGGATTAAATTCGACCAACTACCTTCATGATATTTTGCCACAGTCGCTAAAATTATCCAACGATAGTGAGCCAAAGAAAGCCGTCATTTCGGTAGTTCACTGTCAGGGGTACTTGTAACGGGCTGGAGCCGCTTGGATAGGCGGCTGCGCCGCCtatcaccaactccaagaCAGGTTAATTCTAGAACCTTCTATGAGGGGTAAATATAAGGCGCCGTGATGATGCCACGACGTAGGAAGacttccttttccttccctATCTTGGTAGTAAACAGCATAGGGACTAGTTAGTTGAATCAACTCGCTAGAGGCCTTTCACAGCATATACCGCGAGTGACCAAACAGGGAAATTGGTTCATCAGCCCTGCcgcttccatttcaaaacacAGGACACCCTGGTCGTGGTGCTTTCGTCTGCGGGCTTCGTCGTGAGACAATACATTTTGCCTTTGAAACGGCGCAGTCTTTGCACTCGATTTTGAGCGGGCCATGGATTTTGGCTCCGGTTGTCTGTTGAACTAGGCGCTCAAGGGCTTCAGACCCAAGGTGTCCTAGGCGTTGGTGCCAGCGAATGGCTTCTGCAGCGGACTCAGGTCTCGGCTGCGTGGATGAGGTGAAGGCGGTTGCCAGTGGTATATGCGATTCGTAATCGACTTGGTTAAATTCAATGACAGGCTGGCGATATCGCCTCTTTGTGCGAAAGATCGTCTTTCCGTCTCTTGAGACGGCGCCCGTTGCTGGGTTCCAGTTGTACCCTCTTTGGAGAAAGAGATCCAGGGACGCAATGTTTGTATGGAATCTTGGGATGTAGGCTACATTTTGGAGCCTGAACTTGTGCGCGTTTCCGATGCGGATGATCACATCGCCGTATCCGAGGATTTCGAGTTGTGCATCTCTAGAGTAAGCTCCTTCGGGGTTGTCACAAAGTTTGTATGATCCTTCAACGAAGCGTTCGGAGTTATTGCAAATATGGAAGTCGGATCCAGAGTCCAATATGAAGGAATCACGAAGTGGATAGCCGGCTGCAGTTGAGAAAATGGATTGGATCTCTGTGTCGGATGGTTGTTGTATCGGTCGCGGAGCTTCTGGCTGAATCTTGGCTATGGCTCCAGCAAAGGCGGCACCTTTGACTTCCGATCCATCctgttgctgaggctgttcctccttcttcttccggtTCCTGATGGACCGTTCGACTTCGCCCTTGATAGTAGGgtcttgaagcttctgatcgATTTCTTCCTGGACTTTATTGTCAGGAGACCATCCCGCTGGTCGTACCGCGTCAGAAAGGTAGTAGCACTCTGAATAGAAATGCCTGCGACCGCAGAGGCAAATTGGTTTCCCCCCTGGgttcttgctgttggtttTGGATGCATCAGGCTCCCCTTCACCTTGGAAGGTGGCGAATGCACCTCTGCTGCTCGAGCTTTGAGCAGTTGATCGATATGACCGTTCAAAAATTTCACTGATCTTGATTCCATCAGGGAACGTCTTTTGCCACTCGTCATCCTCGTGGGATAGGGCCTTTGCTTCCATCTGATTGATCCAGACCTTCGAGAATGTCGAGTCAATAGCATTTACTGCTTTAAGGAAATGTCGAGTCTGTCGCAGGCCTCTTACATCAGGCAGATCAAGATTCTTGGCTTCGTTCAGTACGACTTGCCATTTCGAGATCCATTCCTCAACCTTTGTTCTGCTGACTGCCTTAAGCGTAGCATAATATCGATCCGTGACTTCAATCTCCTGAGCCCAGTCAGTTGGTTTGACGAGGTTCTTCAGGATAATGAGTTCATTTGCgacatcatcttctttggcaaTGATATCATAGTATTTGCCAACGGTTTTGACGATGTGTTCCTGTAGTGTTGCCAAAGTTTTGGTCCTGTCCTTGTAGGTCTGAAGTTGGCTTCGATGCCTCGCCTCAAGGATTTGGAATTTGCTAAGGCTGTCACCTTGCAGTTGCTGTATGTCAGTGGCGTTTGCCTGGGCTTGGCCCGGCGTCGGCTCGACTGGTGGCGTCAAGACTGGCTTGTGTATAACCTCGGGGTCAACATATTCCCAGACTTGCTGATTCTTCGCGAGCTTGCGGATTATACTTATCCACACGTCCCAGTTACCGGATCCTTTGAGGATAACCCGGGAAGAGGCTTCGAGGTCGTCAGCGGCCATTATAGTCAGTGCTGTTTAGTGCAGTAGAAGCTTTGTGCCTAAATCAAATTAAGTCGGGCAAACCGGGCTCATAactgtcacacttcacgacttgtttgcataactggacgacgatcgggcagaagacCCCCTGTGAgtcgggcaacgagagactcttgatttcctacaCAAAAGAGTGGAACCATACAATAACTAAATACTctggaatactgctgcctgcaaggcagcagtatgaaAAATTTGAAAATTGCTGTTGCCTCCTAGGCAATAGCTGTGACGGTACAAGGCACgagcaaggtcgagtgcgacttggataaagTGATTGTTCACAAGGAGAGTAAGAGCTTCCGAAGGAAGCTCTGACTCGAGCTATCTGAGTTCTAAAGTGGGGCCATTCCCTTACATATGGTCTCGTCTTACTCCCTTACTTTTGACTGCCTTTGTTCCATCAAATACGTTTCCTCCACGTCTTGCTTCGCCTGGAGCCGGGCGCTTCGGATTTCTCGTCTTGTGGGTCTGGGTTTGTTTCTGTAGCGTTTCTCGAACTCCTTGATTGCTATGTGGGCgttgacaacattgtgtAAGTGTTCCCATGTCGCTTCCTCGCGACCAAAACCTCTCCATAGTATGTGGTATTTAAAGCCCTTACCCTTTGTACGTTTAGAGTCCAGTATCTTGTCGATCGCCCACAGCCTCTCTCCTCTCTCATCTAATGCTAtaggaggaggtggagggtTGTGCTGCCCGGGGAGTGGGTCGTTTGGTGATGGTCGTAGGAGGTTGGTGTGGAATGAATTGTGAATTGAAGCTAATTCATGTGGCAATTTGAGCTGGTAGGTATGGGAGCTAAGAACGCGCTCTATTCGAAAGGGGCCGATGAACTTGTGGTCGAGTTTTGGGTTGGGCCTGGCTGAATTGATGTTTCGCGTGCTAAGCAGAACCATATCTCCCACTCGATaagctggtgctggtgacCTGTTTGCGTTGGCAAATTTCTCTTGTGAGGCTTGGGCTGAAAGCAGGTTTGTGCGCAGTAGGTCAGTGATCTCTTGCATCTTGGTAACGAAATTGTTGCCCTCCTTGCAGCGGTCTGCTACGTCTTTGGGTGCTTGCTTTGGGACTACTCGCGGAGGGCCGAAACTCATTCGGGGGTGGTAGCCTGTATTCGCAAAAAATGGGGACATGCCAGTTGAATCGCTGACAACATTGCGGGCTGCGAACTCGGCCAGTGGCAGCCACTCATCCCAGTCGTCCTGCGCGAAGCTGACATACTGGCGAAGGTATTGTTCGAGGAATGAGTTGGCATTTTCCGTTTGGCCGTCAGTCTCGGGGTGGTATGCTGTAGATAGGCTGATGTTGGTCTGTAATCGGTGGCAGACTGCTTTCCAGAATTCCGAAATGAACAGTGGTCCTCTATCGGACACGATTGAATCTGGTAACCCATGGAGTTTCCATACATCTCGTACGAAGAGCATGGCTAGGTCGTGCGCTTTCATGTCGGTTCTGCAGGGCGTGAAGTGTCTGTCTTTTGACAGCCTGTCGACTACGACCATAATTGCGTTGAAC
This DNA window, taken from Pochonia chlamydosporia 170 chromosome Unknown PCv3seq00018, whole genome shotgun sequence, encodes the following:
- a CDS encoding peptidase (similar to Pyrenophora tritici-repentis Pt-1C-BFP XP_001930980.1); the encoded protein is MVRTAMFMSLLATAATALAAAARVPGGYIVELEDGQDASAVVGALNGEVTTRMKLDYKLFKGVSIQLHDVKNAEKKAQKIAQMPAVKHIWPIDLFGVPDANVRVVGTPGKVSARDDKPADTFSPHIMTQVDKLRAKGITGKGVRVAIIDTGIDYTHPALGNNCFGKGCLVSFGTDLVGDDYTGYNTPVPDNDPMDCRGHGSHVAGIVAAQPNVHGFTGAAPSVTLGAYRVFGCDGRAGTDILISAFNKAFEDGAQIISASIVGARGWNEEPWAVAVSRIVEQGVPCTISAGNDGDHGLFYISTAANGKKVTAVASYDNVLTPSVQFQASFSVDGAKKTDFLYVPGTPALASVSMTLYATSFDTTIANDACTPLPANTPDLSKYIVLVRRGTCLFADKAVNLAAKGAKYMMVYNNVAGDFAPKLGDSASLMKGAGMVTPETGAAWVNSLKAGSTVTLDITSFSKAASVVGQVNNTVTGGSISLFSSWGPTWEMDFKPQIGAPGGNILSTYPVAKGSYAVLSGTSMSCPITAAIIALVSQVRGTRNPELINNLLSATANPQLFNDGKQFSNKLAPAAQQGGGMVQAYDAAYTTSLLSPSSLSFNDTDHSARELNFTISNVGKRSVTYKLNQVASLTMYTLQKGSIYPMAFPNDAVDSYARLKFSQDSVTVAPGKQVVVEVMPTPPSSLDASRLALWSGYITVNGTDGSSLSMPYQGLTGSLGKATVLASDQSWIFNSNDSKYYGKVPNNTTFNLPPPGKAGSQDVLPAVYIGLALGSSQIRVDVVPMTTCPPKDLTTEVMGVKSIGQPFGFPSYWNSRGISWWSWDGKLDSEKYAPAGKYKFVTRALRIYGDAKKKEDWDVASTQSFDIKYNK